Below is a window of Brassica napus cultivar Da-Ae chromosome A5, Da-Ae, whole genome shotgun sequence DNA.
AATACTCAGCTTTGGAATGGTCTTTAGCTGAATGTATTGACTGTTTATTTGCAGAATGCTACTGGTGGAGATGACTATGCCAAACCAGAGGGTTATTCATTTCCTTTGTGTTGCAAATTAGTAGAAAGTCtacagaagagaagagaaaaattTCACATTCAAACCTTATTTATTCTTGGGCACAACACCAAGCTGGATGCTCAAGGGAACACGTGCCCCAATTTTAATGGATTCCTGGTCAGTCTACTTTCTCTGTTGCTTTCATGGTGAAGATAATGTCTTTCCTCTTCAAGGAACTATGAGGTCTTTAAACTGAATATATGTGAATTAGTAATTAATGTTATCATGTTTCTTTGTAACCTTGTTATCAGGTGAATACCTCCACCGGGACAATTGTCCCAGCCAGTTTCAACAGATCTTCTAGATGTCCGGATGAGCTTGTTCGTAGAATAAGAGTGTCGGCATCATTCGATGATCCTAGCTGGAAGGGGAAGTTACTTGACACATATGACACAAAAACTGATAGATTCATCATCGCACCATGCTCCTGGTATAAACACAACACAAAAACGCTACTTCTacctcattttcactccattatAGGTATATGTACATAtgagttgtgtttttttttttgtaaatacagGACAATGCGGCTGGTTGAATACGTTTGGGAGCTGAATCAGCTTCCTGATGAAGAGATTCTTGTCAACTGCTCCACTTCACCTTCTGCTGAAGGTCCAGATTTCATAGACAATGAAAGAAGGTTAGTAGTCACTTAATCAATTTATCTCTAACACACTGAAACACAGACAGATGATTCGTATTctcttttgtgtgtgtttcagGATTTGGAAGTATTTACTAAAATATCCAGAATGGAGCAAAACCTTCCCAAAGAGACAACCACGTGTGTTTGAAAGGACTGCCAATGGAAGCTGGAACTTCGTGTTTTGATTCTTGAACACAagaatgtaaaaataaatgCCACTTAAGCGATATAATATTGTGTTAAAACGTGGGCTTGATCCGGCCTAGTAGGCCTATATGTTGAGGCCCATAGATTCAAGTCATTCCACTTGCAGATCGGAACCTTCCACCCGACCCGAATATTATTTGCaagaaaaattcttaaaatgattCGATCCgattttagttcggattttttggttctataaaaataaatccaATGTATTTCTTTCAGTGAAAAAGATACAATATCATtttcaaggaaaaaaaaatctagtgtATTTCTCGGTTTTCATTtgaatatacataatttttataacttataGGGGACAATTTTtgtaaatatctatatatttcattgattttatgttatatattaataaaataaatataaaatagtgttatatatgaattataAGATTTGTATATCCATCTTCTTGGAtatacttaaaataaatatagttattttattaatgttgaaaaagatttaaaataatacaattaagtataaattatagtaaataaaagaagatgatgcataaaatatagaaataatatatttagtttGTACTGGAATCATAATCTAATTagaaataactaaaattatagaaaagttAAGTAGAAAAGGaagtatatatgtaaattgGCAAAATAAATGGAGTACAAaagtaatgttttattttaaaagtaaaatataaatgataccGAAGAAAGTAACCATACAAGTGTGGTCAAGTGGTATAACAGAACTGGAAATGTGCTAAACACTCTGTATACAAAATCTACTAAACTCAGATTTATCCGTTTGTATGGCTAGAGACATAGATATTTAATACAAAATCTACTAAATTTAGATTTATCCGTTTGTATAGTCAGAGACATATATATCTAATTAAGATTACGAGTAAATGTATCTATCTAACGCTGGTAGAAAAACTTTCAAAAGATTAGTCGATTGAATCTCAGTCCGCCGGATTCTtccaaatcataaaaaaaaaaaaaagagaatgggaCATAACTAGTTTTGGGTACAAACTAATATAACATGATCATGGGAGACACCTACCCCCAGATGTACGTAAACGTAGTCCAACCTAACTTTCACCAACAACACGATCGAAAAACGAGATTCCATTTATAGTAACTAAATAGGGGTACTCTTGTAAATTCCTTTCATACCTTCTTTCCGAAAAATGTTAACCGGGCCGGGCTCGCTAATGGGttccaaattttataattttcaagttTAAACAAATCGTTTGCCCTAATGGTCGATAAAGAGAAAGGGTCAAAGGATAAAAAGCTGCGGTTTAAACTAGGGTCACTTTTCAAGTTAcaccattttaaaataatttaatttattcgggattaaaaaaaaatactcattaaCGCAATATTGAATATTGACTGGAATTCGATCTTGTAATATaggaataaaaatttaaaacgatgtTTAAATTGATTTGAAGAATAAAATGCCTACCACACATGTCCTGATGTCCATCCCATATATTATACCAAAAACGAAACACATACACAGTGTATTTATAAATGAGATGAGAGAAGAGAGCACGAAACAATAAGCGAGCGAGGAAGACAAGAAAGCAACACAATACAAAgtatcgataaaataataataataataataagagagAATAAAAATCCCTAAAACTGCGAGCGTTTTTGTTAACGGGAGAGAGATGAGTCTCTAAAAACCAAATATCATGGAACCATGACgaaggaagaagaagcagcagCATCGTATAGCATGAACGATATTTGCAGTAACGATCACAATATTGatgataacaacaacaacactaatCTAAAGCAGCACGAGGGGCGCGCATGGGGCACGTGTGAGGAGCTGTTATTGGCATGCGCCGTTAAGCGACACGGGTTTTGTGACTGGGACTCCGTCGCCGCGGAGGTTCGAACCCGGACCTCTCTCTCCTCCGTCTTTCTCTCCGCTGATGATTGCAGGCAGAGGTATCGAGATCTCCAGCGTCGGTTCAAGGAATCCGCCGACGGCGATAACGACGcgacggcggaggaggagggagGGAATGATATCCCGTGGCTTGAAGAGCTGCGTAGCCTCCGCGTGGCGGAGCTCCGTCGTGAGGTTGAACAGTACGACGTTTCGATACTGTACGTGAAACGAGAATCTGTAATCTCCGAGGAATATTCTTTACGACGGATctgagtttttcttttttgtttccaGATCGCTTCAGTTGAAGGTTAAGAAGCtagaggaggagagagacggCGGCGAGAAACTAGATCTGGTGGAAGAAGGAGAGAGGAAAGGAGAGAGATCGGAGAACGACGGCGGTGAGAAGGCGGAGGAGTCCGAACGGGAAAACAGGTCGATGAACGAGTCGAACTCGACGGGCTCCGGCGAGAAAACCGTCGGAGAAGACGAACCGGGACAGACTCGTGGTGATGATGTAGATCCCGATCCGGTTAACGCTGCGGAGGAAGGATCGGGAGCGAGTGACTCAGGCGAGTTGGGCGAGTCAGGGACGTCGGGGAGGAAGTGGAAAAGGAAACGACGGAAAGATAGTGACGGAGAGATCAGATCGGCGGCGAGTGAATCGCAGCCGTTGATACGTCTTCTTGATTTGATTCGGTCCCATCCGCGTGGATCTTTGTTCGAACGCCGGGTTCGAAGCCAGGTATGCAAATatcttattttctttatttaatccATCATTACTTTTATTTGTtaccaaaaatttataattttagtaagagcatctccaatgtacacctctataattttctctaaaatagagatctctattatagaggtgaaaatgctccaatgtatgcctctataataaagttcttctattttagaggaaaatatagaggaaagTTACTTTTTGCCTCTATATTTAAAGGTGAAAATaacatatctctatattttcccctataaatagagaaactctattatagaggcatacattggagcattttcacctctataatagagtttctctattttagggg
It encodes the following:
- the LOC106396413 gene encoding protein N-terminal asparagine amidohydrolase → MIYVDGVLFPYENSSSSLSSSSQGSSLLLDVMTHSVIISASDSFKNLEEQRVTESSTKDRYVYIFQREYAVVNPALVDFVGMDEATTCVGLVIRNRKSGVTSIAHMDSPEVVDLGISQMLSVVMEDDSDAAELDVHMVGGYEDVDLKNATGGDDYAKPEGYSFPLCCKLVESLQKRREKFHIQTLFILGHNTKLDAQGNTCPNFNGFLVNTSTGTIVPASFNRSSRCPDELVRRIRVSASFDDPSWKGKLLDTYDTKTDRFIIAPCSWTMRLVEYVWELNQLPDEEILVNCSTSPSAEGPDFIDNERRIWKYLLKYPEWSKTFPKRQPRVFERTANGSWNFVF
- the LOC106396352 gene encoding serine/threonine-protein kinase PRP4 homolog; the protein is MTKEEEAAASYSMNDICSNDHNIDDNNNNTNLKQHEGRAWGTCEELLLACAVKRHGFCDWDSVAAEVRTRTSLSSVFLSADDCRQRYRDLQRRFKESADGDNDATAEEEGGNDIPWLEELRSLRVAELRREVEQYDVSILSLQLKVKKLEEERDGGEKLDLVEEGERKGERSENDGGEKAEESERENRSMNESNSTGSGEKTVGEDEPGQTRGDDVDPDPVNAAEEGSGASDSGELGESGTSGRKWKRKRRKDSDGEIRSAASESQPLIRLLDLIRSHPRGSLFERRVRSQESKDYKSLVKQHLDIETIQRKLTQGSYDSSKLTFYRDLQLLFANVIVFFPSSSSESMAAHELRAIVSEEMRKESGKSSPRLLKASAGMTGIKAEAAETSEQKSSAPLVVCKRRRFVSAKAKASPSSSSFSQKEETKEEIVSEENENVETGGRSSKRTANSTKTGKGKNKQKEAEEAKTEKKVVVSSDKKKSVADFLKRIKKSSPQKEDKDQNKSKKESKPKPRELRSNNVGKKKKAEVENAATPVKRAPGRPPQKKTVEAVATASGKRGRESGSTGKDNKQPKKRSRR